In Kangiella profundi, one DNA window encodes the following:
- a CDS encoding type III pantothenate kinase: protein MILLIDVGNTRSKWALTDNTRGINWLLSGYWDIQSFNQKLWSAQLNELKHSVERDHKDSIDTVLISCVAGEDTRGVLNNHIKETLGVSPELPQADAEYQSQRGAKLVNSYKVAAALGVDRWLAMVAATELSIPPFAVIDAGTAITLDVVGDNGEHLGGHIIPGQKLMQSSLLKDTGRIAWSAQHNPDSKSDNDWLATNTQQAVEFGALQASVGYLESVIDKLHHHMSLNSIIMTGGDAEQLCGLLNRSIKKYVKYQKDLVLQGLFYWYRTNLLKKTADKANS, encoded by the coding sequence ATGATATTGCTAATTGATGTTGGAAATACACGCAGCAAGTGGGCACTCACTGATAATACCCGCGGTATTAACTGGTTGCTATCAGGTTATTGGGACATTCAAAGTTTTAATCAGAAGCTATGGAGCGCGCAGCTAAACGAACTTAAACATAGCGTGGAGAGGGATCATAAAGACTCCATTGATACAGTTCTAATTAGCTGTGTTGCTGGTGAAGATACCCGAGGAGTACTAAACAACCACATAAAAGAAACATTGGGTGTATCTCCCGAGCTGCCACAGGCCGATGCCGAATATCAAAGTCAGCGGGGAGCAAAACTGGTCAACAGTTATAAAGTCGCTGCAGCATTAGGTGTAGACCGTTGGTTAGCGATGGTTGCAGCAACTGAGTTGTCGATACCGCCATTTGCAGTTATTGATGCAGGAACAGCGATAACACTGGATGTGGTTGGAGATAATGGAGAGCATCTCGGTGGACATATAATTCCTGGACAGAAGTTGATGCAGTCCAGTCTACTTAAAGACACTGGAAGAATTGCATGGAGTGCTCAGCATAATCCAGACAGCAAAAGTGACAATGACTGGTTAGCAACTAATACTCAGCAAGCAGTCGAATTTGGTGCATTGCAGGCCAGTGTGGGTTATCTGGAATCAGTGATCGATAAGCTACACCATCATATGAGTTTAAATTCGATCATTATGACAGGTGGCGATGCAGAGCAATTATGTGGCCTCCTCAACCGGTCAATTAAAAAATATGTAAAATACCAAAAAGATCTGGTTTTACAGGGACTTTTCTATTGGTATCGAACTAATTTGCTTAAAAAAACGGCAGATAAAGCCAATTCATAG
- the tuf gene encoding elongation factor Tu has protein sequence MAKEKFERTKPHVNVGTIGHVDHGKTTLTAAICTVLAKVYGGAARAFADIDNAPEEKERGITISTSHVEYETPNRHYAHVDCPGHADYVKNMITGAAQMDGAILVCSAADGPMPQTREHILLSRQVGVPKIIVFLNKCDMVDDEELLELVEMEVRELLDQYEFPGDDTPIIRGSALKALEGDEGPLGQEAIIALGEALDTYIPEPERAIDKPFLLPIEDVFSISGRGTVVTGRVESGVVKVGEEIEIVGIKDTTKTTVTGVEMFRKLLDQGEAGDNVGVLLRGTKRDEVERGQVLAHVGTITPHTRFEAEVYVLSKDEGGRHTPFFKGYRPQFYFRTTDVTGAVELPEGVEMVMPGDNIKMNVELIAPIAMDEGLRFAIREGGRTVGAGVVAKIIE, from the coding sequence ATGGCTAAAGAAAAATTTGAACGTACGAAACCGCACGTAAACGTGGGCACAATTGGCCACGTTGACCACGGTAAAACGACTCTAACCGCAGCGATCTGTACCGTATTGGCGAAAGTCTATGGTGGTGCAGCACGCGCCTTCGCAGACATCGACAACGCTCCAGAAGAAAAAGAGCGTGGTATCACGATTTCTACGTCACACGTTGAGTATGAAACTCCAAACCGTCACTACGCACACGTAGACTGCCCAGGACACGCTGACTATGTTAAAAACATGATCACGGGTGCTGCTCAGATGGACGGCGCGATTTTGGTATGTTCAGCAGCAGACGGCCCGATGCCACAAACACGTGAGCACATCCTATTGTCACGTCAGGTTGGTGTACCGAAAATCATCGTATTCTTGAACAAATGCGACATGGTAGACGACGAAGAGTTGTTAGAGCTAGTAGAGATGGAAGTTCGTGAATTGCTAGATCAATACGAATTCCCAGGTGACGACACTCCAATCATCCGTGGTTCAGCGTTGAAAGCGTTGGAAGGTGACGAAGGCCCATTAGGTCAGGAAGCTATCATCGCATTAGGCGAAGCTCTAGATACTTATATCCCAGAGCCAGAGCGTGCGATTGACAAGCCATTCTTGTTACCAATCGAAGACGTATTCTCAATCTCAGGTCGTGGTACGGTAGTAACTGGCCGTGTTGAGAGCGGTGTGGTTAAAGTTGGTGAAGAAATCGAAATCGTTGGTATCAAAGATACAACTAAAACAACAGTTACCGGTGTTGAGATGTTCCGTAAACTTCTAGACCAGGGTGAAGCTGGTGATAACGTTGGTGTACTACTACGTGGTACTAAGCGTGATGAAGTTGAGCGTGGTCAGGTATTGGCACACGTAGGTACTATCACTCCACATACACGTTTTGAAGCTGAAGTATACGTACTATCTAAAGATGAAGGTGGTCGTCATACTCCATTCTTCAAAGGCTACCGTCCGCAGTTCTACTTCCGTACAACTGACGTAACTGGTGCTGTAGAGTTACCAGAAGGCGTAGAGATGGTTATGCCAGGTGATAACATCAAAATGAACGTAGAGTTGATCGCTCCGATTGCGATGGACGAAGGTTTGCGCTTTGCGATCCGTGAAGGCGGTCGTACAGTAGGCGCGGGTGTTGTTGCTAAAATTATTGAATAA
- the secE gene encoding preprotein translocase subunit SecE — protein sequence MSAQATNTGSKLDGLKWFLAFALIAGGIYGFNYLSEESILIRTAVVLVSVIVAIAIAMATAKGQAFWKFAREARTELRKVIWPTSNETVRTTIMVIIMVILLGLFLALIDWLINSFLISPIIG from the coding sequence ATGAGCGCACAGGCGACAAATACAGGTTCTAAATTAGACGGATTGAAGTGGTTTCTAGCATTCGCATTAATCGCGGGCGGAATCTATGGCTTCAACTACCTGTCTGAAGAGTCAATTTTAATTCGCACAGCTGTTGTGTTAGTGTCCGTAATTGTGGCGATTGCCATTGCTATGGCTACCGCAAAAGGGCAGGCATTTTGGAAATTTGCTCGTGAAGCACGCACTGAGTTGCGTAAAGTTATTTGGCCAACCTCAAATGAGACGGTTAGAACTACCATTATGGTTATCATCATGGTGATCTTGCTTGGATTATTCTTAGCTCTAATCGACTGGCTAATAAATAGCTTTTTAATTAGTCCGATCATCGGCTAG
- the nusG gene encoding transcription termination/antitermination protein NusG codes for MALRWYVVQAFSGYENKVKTMLEERIQLSGLEDKFGEILVPTEEVVEMRAGQKRRSERKFFPGYVLVQMEMDEESWQVVRNTPRVMGFIGGTSDRPAPISEKEANAILNRIEDSGDKPKPKVLFEPGEMVRVTDGPFADFNGVVESVNYEKSRLQVSVSIFGRSTPVELEFSQVEKG; via the coding sequence ATGGCACTACGTTGGTACGTTGTACAGGCCTTTTCAGGCTATGAGAACAAAGTCAAAACCATGCTGGAAGAACGTATCCAGTTATCTGGTTTAGAAGATAAATTTGGTGAGATTCTTGTCCCTACTGAAGAAGTGGTGGAGATGAGAGCTGGCCAGAAAAGACGTAGTGAGCGTAAATTTTTCCCAGGTTATGTGCTTGTTCAGATGGAAATGGATGAGGAATCCTGGCAGGTTGTTCGTAATACTCCACGTGTCATGGGCTTTATTGGCGGTACTTCAGATCGACCAGCTCCAATCAGTGAGAAAGAAGCCAATGCGATCCTGAATCGTATAGAAGACAGTGGTGATAAACCGAAACCGAAAGTATTGTTTGAACCCGGTGAAATGGTTCGGGTTACTGATGGTCCGTTTGCGGACTTCAACGGTGTCGTAGAGTCTGTTAACTACGAGAAAAGCCGTTTACAAGTGTCTGTCTCTATCTTTGGACGCTCAACTCCTGTAGAATTGGAGTTCAGCCAAGTCGAAAAAGGCTAG
- the rplK gene encoding 50S ribosomal protein L11, protein MAKKVEAYIKLQVAAGMANPSPPVGPALGQHGVNIMEFCKAFNAQTEKVEKGLPIPVVITVYNDRSFTFITKTPPAAVLILKALGLKSGSATPNTKKVGKITRAQLEEIAKTKEPDLTAADMDAAVKTIAGTARSMGVDVEG, encoded by the coding sequence ATGGCTAAGAAAGTCGAAGCTTATATTAAGCTACAAGTAGCAGCCGGTATGGCTAATCCAAGTCCACCAGTTGGTCCTGCTTTGGGTCAGCATGGTGTGAACATCATGGAATTCTGTAAAGCTTTTAACGCACAAACAGAGAAAGTGGAAAAAGGTCTTCCTATTCCAGTAGTTATCACTGTTTATAATGATCGTAGCTTTACCTTTATTACTAAAACCCCTCCAGCAGCGGTTCTTATCTTAAAAGCATTAGGCCTGAAGTCTGGTAGTGCAACTCCTAACACCAAGAAAGTGGGCAAGATTACTCGTGCTCAGTTGGAAGAGATTGCAAAAACTAAAGAGCCTGATTTGACAGCTGCGGATATGGATGCGGCCGTTAAAACAATCGCTGGCACAGCACGCTCAATGGGCGTTGACGTAGAGGGTTAA
- the rplA gene encoding 50S ribosomal protein L1 has translation MAKISKRIRAINEKVAGRTIFSAEEAIQLLKEVSAVKFDESVEVAVNLGIDPRKSDQVVRGATVLPNGTGKDVRVAVFTNNVDEAKAAGADIAGMDDLAEQVKKGNLDFDVVIASPDAMRVVGQLGQILGPRGLMPNPKVGTVTPDVATAVKNAKAGQVQYRADKNGIVHAAIGKVTFDSNALLENLTSLLIALKKAKPASSKGTYMKKISLSSTMGPGLAIDQSSLSLKD, from the coding sequence ATGGCTAAAATTTCAAAACGTATTCGCGCCATCAATGAGAAAGTTGCTGGTCGCACAATCTTTTCAGCTGAAGAAGCAATTCAGTTGTTAAAAGAAGTTTCTGCTGTGAAGTTCGACGAAAGCGTTGAAGTTGCAGTAAATCTAGGTATTGATCCTCGTAAATCTGATCAGGTTGTACGTGGTGCTACCGTTCTTCCAAATGGTACTGGTAAAGACGTTCGAGTTGCAGTATTCACCAACAATGTTGATGAAGCTAAAGCAGCTGGTGCTGATATCGCTGGTATGGATGATTTAGCTGAGCAAGTTAAAAAAGGTAACTTAGATTTTGACGTAGTAATTGCTAGTCCAGACGCGATGCGTGTGGTTGGTCAATTGGGTCAAATCTTAGGTCCTCGTGGCTTAATGCCAAACCCAAAAGTTGGAACGGTAACTCCTGATGTAGCAACTGCTGTTAAAAATGCTAAAGCTGGTCAGGTTCAATATCGTGCAGATAAGAACGGTATCGTTCACGCTGCAATCGGTAAGGTAACATTTGATAGCAATGCGCTTTTAGAAAACTTAACCAGTTTATTAATCGCATTGAAAAAAGCTAAACCAGCTTCATCAAAAGGTACTTATATGAAGAAAATTTCACTTTCTTCAACTATGGGTCCTGGTTTAGCAATCGATCAGTCAAGCTTATCGCTTAAAGACTGA
- the rplJ gene encoding 50S ribosomal protein L10, translating into MALGLEGKKAIVAEVNTVAKDALSAVVAEYRGLTVEQMTALRVKARESNVYVRVIRNTLARRAVEDTEFACMQDALTGPLVYAFSIDAPGAAARLFKDFAKENKQLEVTGIAIGGELHGPERLDAVAALPTRDEALATLMMVMNAPITKLARTFKEVPAKVTRVVAAVRDQKQAA; encoded by the coding sequence GTGGCACTTGGACTTGAAGGCAAAAAGGCGATTGTTGCTGAAGTAAATACAGTAGCAAAAGACGCCCTTTCAGCCGTAGTAGCTGAGTACCGCGGTTTAACAGTTGAGCAAATGACTGCGCTTCGCGTGAAAGCACGTGAAAGCAATGTATATGTGCGCGTTATTCGTAACACGCTTGCTCGTCGCGCTGTTGAAGACACTGAGTTCGCTTGTATGCAAGATGCATTAACTGGTCCTTTAGTTTATGCGTTCTCAATTGATGCACCTGGTGCAGCTGCTCGTCTTTTCAAAGACTTTGCGAAAGAGAACAAACAGCTTGAAGTAACCGGTATTGCTATTGGTGGTGAGTTACATGGTCCTGAGCGTCTTGACGCTGTGGCTGCCTTGCCAACAAGAGACGAAGCACTTGCTACATTGATGATGGTTATGAACGCACCTATCACCAAGCTTGCACGTACTTTCAAGGAAGTACCTGCCAAAGTTACTCGTGTGGTTGCTGCTGTTCGCGATCAAAAACAAGCGGCTTAA
- the rplL gene encoding 50S ribosomal protein L7/L12, producing the protein MALSKDDILNAIAEMSVMEVVELVEAMEEKFGVSAAAAVAVAGPAAGGDAAAAAEQTEFDVVMKSFGGNKVAVIKAIRGITGLGLKEAKDMVEGAPVAVKEGVEKAEAEDIKKQLEEAGAEVEIK; encoded by the coding sequence ATGGCTCTATCTAAAGATGATATCTTGAACGCTATTGCTGAAATGAGCGTAATGGAAGTTGTTGAACTTGTTGAAGCAATGGAAGAAAAATTTGGTGTTTCTGCTGCCGCTGCTGTTGCAGTAGCTGGCCCAGCTGCTGGCGGTGACGCTGCTGCAGCCGCAGAGCAAACTGAATTTGACGTAGTAATGAAAAGCTTCGGCGGTAACAAAGTAGCTGTAATTAAAGCTATCCGCGGCATCACTGGTCTTGGCTTGAAAGAAGCTAAAGACATGGTTGAAGGCGCTCCTGTTGCTGTTAAAGAAGGTGTTGAGAAAGCAGAAGCTGAAGACATCAAGAAGCAATTGGAAGAAGCTGGCGCAGAAGTTGAAATCAAGTAA
- the rpoB gene encoding DNA-directed RNA polymerase subunit beta: protein MAYSYTEKKRIRKDFGRRSNILDVPYLLAIQKDSYREFLEPRGDEDSGLDSAFRSIFPIESYSGNAALEYVGYSLGEPVFNVKECQIRGITYAAPLRVKIRLVIYDKDSKTKKVKDIREQEVFMGELPLMTENGTFVINGTERVIVSQLHRSPGVFFDSDRGKTHSSGKLLYQARVIPYRGSWLDFEFDPKDMLYVRIDRRRKLPASIILRSLGYNTQDMLDMFFERNNFYITKKGEVQLELIPSRLRGETATFEIKAKGKVVVEEGRRITPRHIAQLEKAGVKKLDVPTEYIYGRALATDIIDKESGEIIAEANAEITEEILEKMIEAGVTEVPTLYTNDLDHGPYMSDTLRIDSTRTPLEAKVEIYRMMRPGEPPTQDAAEALFENLFFNLERYDLSRVGRMKFNRRVGRDEIEGEGTLSNDDIIDVIKTLIDIRNGNGTVDDIDHLGNRRIRCVGEMAENQFRVGLVRVERAVKERLSQAESENLMPQDLINAKPVSAAVKEFFGSSQLSQFMDQNNPLSEITHKRRVSALGPGGLTRERAGFEVRDVHPTHYGRVCPIETPEGPNIGLINSLACYARTNQYGFLETPYRRVADGKPTAEVDYLSAIDEGKFVIAQANANLDKNGAFSDDLVPSRFQGEFMLATPEQVQYMDVSPQQIVSVAASMIPFLEHDDANRALMGSNMQRQAVPTLRAEKPLVGTGMERTVAVDSGVVVAAKRGGVVDQVDASRVVIRVNEDEVGDNDSGVDIYNFTKYTRSNQNTCINQRPIVKQGDIVARGDVLADGPSTDLGELALGQNMRVAFMPWNGYNFEDSILISEKVVQEDRFTSIHIQELTCISRDTKLGPEEITADIPNVGESALSKLDESGIVYIGAEVKPGDILVGKVTPKGETQLTPEEKLLRAIFGEKASDVKDTSLRVGTSTHGTVIDVQVFTRDGVEKDARAKEIENAEVARAKKDLNDEFRILAESIYQRARNLVMGCVGEKGPNKFKKGSKITADYLDSLEPAQYLEIQLRVEEKQQALESLANYLAEQRKEYDKKFEVQKLKITQGDDLAPGVQKIVKVYLAVKRRIQPGDKMAGRHGNKGVISTIVPIEDMPYDENGEPVDIVLNPLGVPSRMNIGQILETHLGWAAKGVGIKIGELLDTGKAPKTVRTFLNKVYNHRDDKAVDLSEMTDDEVMAMAANLRAGVPMATPVFDGATEEDIHAMYELAELPKTGQSWLYDGRTGDRFERPVTVGYMYMLKLNHLIDDKMHARSTGSYSLVTQQPLGGKAQFGGQRFGEMEVWALEAYGAAYTLQEMLTVKSDDVNGRTRMYKNIVDGDHRMEPGMPESFNVLTKEIRSLAINIELEHED from the coding sequence ATGGCATATTCATACACTGAGAAAAAGCGAATCCGCAAGGATTTTGGTCGACGTTCCAATATTCTCGATGTGCCTTATCTTTTGGCAATCCAAAAAGATTCATACCGTGAATTTCTTGAGCCAAGAGGCGATGAGGATTCAGGTTTGGACTCAGCGTTCAGGTCTATTTTCCCAATTGAAAGTTATTCAGGTAACGCTGCACTAGAATACGTTGGATATTCATTAGGCGAACCTGTCTTTAATGTTAAAGAATGTCAAATTCGTGGCATAACTTATGCTGCGCCGCTTCGCGTTAAAATCCGTCTGGTCATTTATGATAAAGACTCTAAGACCAAAAAAGTAAAGGATATTCGCGAGCAGGAAGTATTTATGGGCGAACTACCGTTGATGACAGAAAACGGTACTTTCGTTATTAACGGCACTGAGCGTGTTATTGTTTCTCAGTTACACCGTAGTCCTGGTGTGTTCTTCGATTCTGATCGAGGAAAAACGCACAGCTCAGGAAAACTATTATATCAAGCACGGGTAATTCCTTACCGTGGTTCATGGTTAGACTTTGAGTTTGATCCAAAAGATATGCTTTACGTGCGAATCGACCGTCGCCGTAAATTGCCAGCGTCAATTATTTTGCGTTCATTGGGTTACAATACCCAGGACATGCTTGACATGTTCTTTGAGCGTAACAACTTCTACATTACTAAGAAAGGCGAAGTTCAGTTAGAACTGATCCCTTCGCGTTTGCGTGGTGAAACCGCTACTTTTGAAATTAAAGCCAAAGGCAAAGTGGTTGTTGAAGAAGGTCGTCGTATTACTCCTCGACATATTGCTCAGCTTGAAAAGGCCGGTGTTAAGAAGTTGGATGTGCCAACTGAATACATCTATGGCCGTGCATTAGCAACCGACATTATCGATAAGGAATCTGGCGAAATCATAGCAGAAGCTAACGCTGAGATTACTGAAGAGATCTTGGAAAAAATGATCGAAGCAGGTGTAACTGAGGTGCCAACTCTTTACACCAATGACCTTGACCATGGTCCTTACATGTCAGATACCTTGCGTATCGATTCAACTCGCACACCACTTGAAGCGAAAGTTGAAATCTATCGCATGATGCGTCCAGGCGAACCGCCGACACAGGATGCTGCAGAAGCACTATTTGAAAATTTATTCTTTAATCTTGAACGTTATGACCTGTCGCGCGTTGGACGTATGAAGTTCAACCGTCGTGTTGGCCGTGATGAGATTGAAGGTGAAGGTACATTATCTAACGACGATATCATTGATGTTATTAAGACATTGATCGATATCCGTAACGGTAACGGTACAGTCGATGACATCGACCACTTAGGTAACCGTCGTATTCGTTGCGTTGGTGAAATGGCTGAGAACCAATTCCGTGTAGGTTTGGTTCGTGTTGAGCGCGCTGTTAAAGAGCGCCTATCGCAGGCTGAAAGTGAAAACCTTATGCCGCAGGATTTGATTAACGCCAAGCCGGTTTCGGCTGCCGTTAAAGAATTCTTTGGTTCTAGCCAGTTATCTCAGTTTATGGATCAGAACAATCCATTGTCTGAGATTACTCACAAGCGTCGTGTTTCTGCATTAGGCCCTGGTGGTTTGACGCGTGAACGCGCAGGCTTCGAGGTTCGAGACGTTCACCCAACTCACTATGGTCGTGTTTGTCCGATTGAAACCCCGGAAGGTCCAAACATTGGTTTGATTAACTCATTGGCGTGTTATGCCAGAACAAACCAGTATGGTTTCCTTGAAACTCCTTACCGCCGTGTTGCTGATGGTAAGCCAACGGCAGAAGTTGATTACTTGTCTGCAATCGACGAAGGCAAGTTCGTGATTGCACAGGCTAACGCCAACCTTGATAAGAATGGTGCATTCTCAGATGACCTGGTTCCATCGCGTTTCCAGGGCGAGTTCATGTTAGCCACTCCGGAACAGGTTCAATATATGGACGTATCGCCACAGCAGATCGTATCTGTTGCAGCGAGTATGATTCCATTCCTTGAGCACGATGATGCGAACCGTGCATTGATGGGTTCTAACATGCAACGTCAGGCAGTTCCAACTTTACGAGCTGAAAAGCCATTGGTTGGTACTGGTATGGAAAGAACCGTTGCTGTTGATTCGGGTGTTGTGGTTGCAGCAAAACGTGGCGGTGTTGTTGATCAGGTTGATGCCAGCCGTGTTGTAATCCGCGTTAATGAAGATGAGGTGGGCGATAACGATTCTGGTGTTGATATTTATAACTTCACCAAATATACGCGCTCTAACCAGAATACATGTATTAACCAGCGTCCTATTGTTAAGCAGGGCGACATTGTTGCTCGTGGCGATGTACTTGCGGATGGCCCATCAACTGACCTTGGTGAGCTAGCGCTTGGTCAAAATATGCGTGTGGCGTTCATGCCGTGGAATGGTTACAACTTCGAGGATTCGATCCTAATCTCTGAAAAAGTGGTACAGGAAGATCGTTTCACCAGTATCCATATTCAGGAGCTAACCTGTATTTCTCGTGATACTAAGCTTGGTCCAGAAGAAATTACCGCCGATATCCCGAATGTTGGTGAAAGTGCGCTAAGCAAACTTGATGAATCAGGTATTGTTTATATTGGTGCAGAGGTTAAACCAGGTGACATTCTAGTCGGTAAAGTTACTCCTAAAGGTGAAACTCAACTTACTCCAGAGGAGAAGTTGTTGCGTGCCATCTTTGGTGAGAAAGCTTCCGATGTGAAAGATACATCACTACGTGTGGGCACTTCTACACATGGTACGGTTATCGACGTTCAAGTCTTTACCCGTGACGGTGTTGAAAAAGATGCTCGTGCAAAAGAAATTGAAAATGCTGAAGTAGCTAGAGCGAAGAAGGACTTAAATGATGAGTTCCGTATTCTGGCTGAAAGTATTTACCAGCGTGCACGTAACCTGGTTATGGGTTGTGTTGGTGAAAAAGGTCCAAACAAGTTTAAGAAAGGTAGCAAAATTACTGCTGACTACTTAGACAGCCTTGAACCTGCTCAGTATTTAGAAATTCAGTTACGTGTTGAAGAAAAACAACAGGCACTGGAAAGCTTGGCTAACTACCTTGCCGAACAGCGTAAAGAGTACGACAAGAAATTTGAAGTACAGAAGCTAAAAATTACTCAAGGTGATGATTTGGCTCCTGGTGTGCAGAAAATCGTTAAGGTTTATCTTGCAGTTAAACGTCGAATTCAGCCTGGTGATAAGATGGCTGGTCGTCACGGTAACAAAGGTGTGATTTCAACCATTGTTCCAATTGAAGATATGCCATATGACGAAAACGGCGAGCCAGTGGATATTGTTCTGAATCCTCTGGGCGTTCCTTCACGTATGAACATTGGTCAGATTCTAGAAACGCATCTGGGGTGGGCCGCAAAAGGTGTTGGTATCAAAATTGGTGAATTACTGGATACCGGTAAAGCTCCAAAAACTGTACGTACGTTCCTCAATAAGGTTTACAACCATCGCGATGACAAGGCTGTCGATTTGTCAGAAATGACAGACGACGAGGTAATGGCAATGGCTGCAAACCTACGTGCCGGTGTGCCAATGGCTACACCTGTATTCGATGGTGCGACAGAAGAAGATATTCATGCCATGTATGAATTGGCTGAACTGCCTAAGACTGGCCAAAGCTGGTTATATGATGGCCGTACCGGTGATCGTTTTGAACGTCCGGTAACCGTTGGCTACATGTACATGCTTAAACTGAATCACTTGATTGACGACAAGATGCACGCTCGTTCAACAGGTTCGTACAGCTTGGTTACCCAGCAACCATTGGGTGGTAAAGCTCAGTTCGGTGGTCAGCGTTTCGGTGAGATGGAGGTGTGGGCACTGGAAGCTTACGGTGCTGCTTATACCTTGCAAGAAATGCTCACAGTTAAGTCGGATGATGTGAATGGCCGTACCCGCATGTACAAAAACATTGTGGATGGCGACCATCGCATGGAGCCGGGTATGCCTGAGTCATTCAATGTATTGACTAAGGAAATCCGCTCATTGGCGATTAACATTGAGCTTGAGCACGAAGATTAA